A single Bufo bufo chromosome 6, aBufBuf1.1, whole genome shotgun sequence DNA region contains:
- the LOC121005629 gene encoding uncharacterized protein LOC121005629, whose protein sequence is MAPKRSASRTREPDQPPEAEPEQIAITSPPVPHVSAQDNPGPSAQQRLLGFRQNLRALVSRQRSSRPNRADYANLVEVVSDALEGFAQHQMEFGADLIRRWEGAESAFQRSPNYNYGLSMVSLMDSMTPEQLHEFKIMLENGSWEIMHHPHPTRVASTANLSLPTPPSMCFLLLLFLLLPRIFLLLLFNLPPPLHMLGSSPPQTLPFSTPRNYALHPFLWPGTLAI, encoded by the exons ATGGCACCAAAAAG aagtGCCAGCAGAACTCGGGAGCCTGACCAACCTCCTGAGGCGGAACCGGAACAGATCGCCATcaccagccctcctgtccctcatgtatcggctcaggataatccgggtccctccgctcaacagaggctcttaggttttcgtcaaaatttgagagccctggtgagcagGCAGAGATCCAGTAGGCCAAATCGAGCCGATTATGCGAACCTTGTAGAAGTCGTTTCCgacgctctagaaggttttgcccaacatcagatggagtttggtgctgacttgattcgccgctgggagggggcggagtcggcgtttcaacgcagcccaaactacaattatgggctaagcatggtcagtttgatggactcaatgacgcccgagcagttgcatgagtttaagatcatgctagagaacgggTCATGGGAAATCATGCACCACCCCCATCCCACACGAGTGGCCAGTACCGCCAACCtttcccttcccacccccccgaGCATGTGTTTCCTTCTGCTTCTTTTTCTTCTCCTGCCCCGTATTTTCCTCCTACTTCTTTTCAACCTCCCTCCACCTCTACACATGCTCGGGTCCtctcctcctcagacccttcctTTCTCCACACCCCGCAATTACGCCCTGCATCCTTTCCTGTGGCCC GGAACCTTGGCAATATAG